The Gordonia westfalica genome has a window encoding:
- a CDS encoding putative phage holin, with translation MWCSPCWPPSTPSATPAWQYWWKERVSLIYLGKSTLMSLVFLQISASVWAGTDYPGRAWIRFILYSGGAVMMLALLVMLLVLQYKTRRDRWAAGDFRRPWQVWRDEIRAWWAGRS, from the coding sequence TTGTGGTGCTCGCCGTGCTGGCCACCGTCTACACCATCTGCTACGCCCGCATGGCAGTACTGGTGGAAGGAGCGGGTGTCACTCATCTACCTAGGCAAGTCGACCCTGATGTCGCTGGTCTTTCTCCAGATCTCGGCGTCAGTGTGGGCGGGTACTGACTATCCGGGGCGGGCGTGGATTCGATTCATCCTGTACTCGGGTGGCGCCGTGATGATGCTCGCGCTCCTGGTGATGCTGCTGGTGTTGCAGTACAAGACCCGCCGTGACCGTTGGGCGGCAGGCGACTTCCGCCGGCCATGGCAAGTGTGGCGCGACGAGATCCGAGCATGGTGGGCAGGACGGTCATGA
- a CDS encoding PE-PPE domain-containing protein, translating into MIELLWVDGTWAPAAAPASEALRRALDPRKVKFTYVPYPADFGPATGMGDLSYEESKAIGAAALDRAVTESRELVVVGGYSAGARSQ; encoded by the coding sequence ATGATCGAACTTCTCTGGGTCGACGGAACTTGGGCACCCGCGGCGGCTCCCGCGTCGGAGGCGCTGCGCCGCGCGCTCGACCCCCGCAAGGTGAAGTTCACGTATGTGCCGTACCCGGCCGACTTCGGCCCGGCGACCGGCATGGGCGACCTGTCGTATGAGGAGTCGAAAGCGATCGGCGCGGCAGCGTTGGATCGAGCTGTCACCGAATCCCGCGAACTCGTGGTCGTCGGCGGCTACAGTGCGGGCGCGCGGTCGCAGTGA